From Acidobacteriota bacterium:
ACGCGCGCCAGCCAGAACGAGCAGCTCGTGGGACGGACGATCTTCGCCGCGGGATTCACCTGGCCCGGCGTGATGTGCTGGGACGACATCAGGACCGTCGACTACCTGCGCACACGGCCGGACGTGGACCCGGCGCGTATCGGATGCGTCGGCTTGTCGGTGGGTGCGGTACGGGCCGCGTACCTCGCGGCCCTCGACGAGCGGATTCGTGCGTCAGTCGTCGTCTGCTGGATGACGTCGTTCCCGGCCCAGCTCCGCACGCATGTGCGCAACACCATCGGCCACACGAAGGTGATCCCGGGCGTGCACCGGCACCTGGACTATCCCGACATCGCCTCGATCGCGATGCCGCGGCCGATGCTCGTCTTCAGCGGCACGAAAGACGGACTCTTCGACCTCGATGGCGTGAAGGCCAGCCACGCGAAGCTGCGCGCCTGCTACGCGAAGGCAGGCGTGCCCGACCACTGCCGCACACGCCTGCACGACACGCCGCACGAGTTCAACCTCGAGATGCAGACCGAGGCGTGGGCGTGGCTGAAGCGGTTCGTCTGATGCATGGAACCGTGCGCAGGTCCTTACATGTCCATGTACGGCATCGGCGGCACCAGGCCCGCGAGGCGCGTGTAGACCGTGAGCGCACCGCGGTGGTGGGCGGTGTGATCGGTGATGGCGCCGATCATGCCGATCCGTGGTTCGCCACCCATGATCGGACCTTCGGCCATAAGCGTCAGCAGGTCGGCGTCGCTGAGCGGCTCGATGCGAGCGATGGCAGCAGCGAATGCGCGGTCGAACCACGCTCGCGCCGCGGCCATCGACGACACGGCGTTGATGGCTGCCGTATGCTTGTCGAAATCCAGATCGAAGCCTTCGGGACGGAAGGCGCCCTCGAGGAACCAGTCGATGGTGTGCGCCGCGTGCGCAATCTGTTGCACGGTGGTCATCATCCCCGGCGCCGGCGTGAGATTGGCGTGTTCTTCGGTGAGCAGTTGGCTGGAACGGGTGAAGTACTCGTGGGCGCCCTTGATTTCGGAGACGGCGTGGCTGGCGAGCGACATTGACATCCTCCTGTCAGAAGAAGGCCCGAGTTTCGCTTTTTGTTCGGCATGTGTCAAGGGGTCCACAGCGCCCGCCCGATGAAAGCAACTTACGCGAAGTTCGCTTGTACGAGCGGAGGACGAACGACCATGCGACGACTGATTGGCTGTGCCGCCGCGGTGTGTCTGGCCACGGTGATTCCCTGTGTCGCACCTGCCGGGGCACAGGACTACGACTTGCGTGGCAAGGTCACGCTCGACGGCAAGAGCGTGACGCTCGCGCCCGCCGTGGCGCTCGTGAAGGTGCGCCCCGCGCTGGAGGTACGGCTCGCTTTCTACGGCACGCCCCTCTCGGGGCAGGCCGAAGCCGCCGCGCGCGCGGCGGGCGCGTGGCCGAAGCCGGCGTCGGGCCCCGCTGTGCTCATCGACTTCGTCTTCAAGGACGAGGTCAGAATGGCGACGGGAGATGCCCTGGCCTCGTGTTCGGTCACCTTCCACAATTTCTCGCGCCCGCTCGTCCTGAAGGGGGCCGCGAGCGACTGCCACGCCGCCTCCATCGGCGGCGCCGTGCTGCCGAACGGGACGTTCACCTTCAACGGGATCGTGTACGGCGAAGGGAAGGGATATTCGCTGATGCTGCCCTCCCTGGTCGAGGCCAACCTGCGCGAACTCCATGGACTCACCTCCCCGACGACGACCACGTCGGCGGCACCGGCAGCACCGGCGATCCCGCCCAACACGGTTTCGGGGACCATGACCCACGACGGACAGGCGCTGAAGCCGACACACGGGGTCGCCTTGTACAAGGCGGAGACCGATGACGACTCGGTGAACGTGGCGTTCTTCGACAAGGCGCCTGGGCCGACCGCTCTCGACGACCTCCGGAAGGGCTCATGGGGTGAGGGGCGGCCGATCGTGACGATGACGATCTACTTCAAGCGAGGCGCGCCGATGGGACTCGACGCGGTGACCTACTGTGCCATCACGGGCTGGTTCGACAAGGGCGGCCCGATGACCTTCAACTTCAACAGCGCGGCGAGCTGCGGGCTGTCGGTGGTGAGCGGTGCCGCGAAGGCCGGCGGCAGCGTGGCCGTCCGGGCGAAGGGCCAGGGAGACTTCCCCGAGCGGAAGCCGTACACGTGGGACCTGACCTTCAACCTGCCTGTGGCGAAGTAGCGGAGGCCTTGCCGGGATACCGTCTACCGGTTGAGACACTGGAGGCTCCACGAGCCGTCACACCGCGACTTCTCTCGCTGTTTCCGTTGGCACGGTGTTTGGTATGGCTGTGATGGCACAGGCGCTTGTGCCCACGGTCGTCGTGGTGCCGGGGCGTCGCGACGGGCGCGACGAAGACGTCGCGCCGGAGAGCGGAGAGGGCGTCGATCATGAGTCACAGAGCTGCGGTCGGACTGGTGGGCCTGGTGTTGCTGGTCGGGGGCGTGACCCCGGCGAGCGCGCAGCGCCGCGGACAGGTGCAGCCTCGCGACGGTGCGTGCTTCTACCGCGACGCGGACTATCGTGGCGACTCCATCTGCATCGCCATCGGGGATGCCGCCGCGACGCTGCCCGCAGACCTGGACGATCAGATCTCCTCGGTCCGTGTCTTCGGCGGCGCCGAGGTCATCGTCTTTCACAACAGGCGCTTCGGTGGAGACTCCAACGTCATCACCTCCGACATCCGCAACCTGAGGAGTGAAGGGCTGAACGACCGGATCTCGTCGATCCAGGTCGAGGGCAGACGCTACGGCAATCGTGGTGGCGGAGGTGGCGGCCGATACCGCTCGAACCGGCCCGACCCCGACGGCATCGTCAGGAGTGCGTACCGTGACCTGCTCGGCCGCGAGCCCGATGACGCCGGACTACGGGAATATCGTCGCCGCGTGCTCCAGGACGACTGGACCGAGCAGGACGTGCGCGACGACATTCGCAAGAGCCCGGAGTATCGCGAGCGTACGACGATGACGCCGGCCAAAGCGGAGGAGATCGTGCGCCAGGCCTATCGGAGCGTGCTCGGTCGCGAGCCCGATGAGGCCGGCGCACGCGGCTACATCCAGCACGTGCTCCACAACGGGTGGACCCAGCGCGAGGTCGAACGCGAACTGCGCAACAGCCCCGAATACCGGAATCGCCGACGGTAGCCGACGCGCCTTGTCATGCTCGCCGACCGGCGCATGCCGGCGTACAATCGGCGCATGCGCGAGACGATCCCGGTTGCCGCAGATGCCCGTGAAGAGCCGGTGGTCGATCCCGTTGTCGAAGTGTACAAACAACACGTGGATCGCACGTTGATCCGCGAGCAGTTGCGGCGGTCGATCGACGAGCGGATCGATCGCATGACTGCCGCGCTCCGGCTGGCAGAGGAGTTGCGCGCCGCGGCCCGGCGCGCCTGACGTGACCGACTTCCGTACGTTGCTGGAGCGGTTGGTCGATGCCGAGGTGCGGTTCGTCCTCGTCGGCGGATTCGCGGGCACCGTGCTCGGTTCTCCCCGTATCACCATCGATCTGGACGTCGTGTACGACCGCGATCGGACCAATCTCGCGCGCCTGGCCTCGGCGCTCGCACCGCTCTCGCCGTATCTCCGCGGTGCTCCTCCCGGGCTTCCGTTTGTCCTCGATGTCGACACCCTGACGCGGGGTCTGAACTTCACGCTCACGACCACGGCCGGCGACCTCGACCTGTTGGGCGAGATTGCCGGCGGTGGGAGCTACCGGCAGTTGGTCGAGCAGACGCGGACGCTGCGCGTCTTCGACCGCGACGTGGACGTTGTCACGCTCGCGCAGTTGATCCACCTCAAGCGAGCCGCCGGACGCCCGAAGGATCTCGAGGCCCTCGCGGAGCTCGAGCTCCTGCGCGCCGAAGCGAAGCCGAACCTGTAGACGCGGCCGCTGGCGCGTGCGTGCGCTACACTGCGCCTCGTTCAGGAGGCGTACACATGATTCAGCGCAGGCTCGTACTCGCCGTGGCCACGTGTGCCGTGGCGGCATGGATTGGTCAGCTCGACGCACAGCCGCGGCCCTCGTCGGCGCAGCCGTTCAACGGCATCACGACGGGGGTTGGCGACCTGCACCGGCTGTCGAAGGCGAAGACCCGGTCGATCAGTCCCGAGAACTTCACCGGCGAGAAGGGCAGGGGCGGGATGGCCACCGAGGGCACCGGCAAGAACGCCGCGCGCGATCTCGGACTGGGCTGGAAGGTCTCCCCGTCGGTCCGCATCGAGCCGGGGCAGGTCTTCGAGCTGGCGAAGATCGACGGCTCGGGCGTGATTCAACACATCTGGATGACGCCCACCGGCAACTGGCGCTTCTCGATCCTGCGCTTCTACTGGGACGGCGAGACGACGCCGTCGATCGAAGTGCCCGTCGGTGACTTCTTCGCGTCCGGGTGGGGCAAGTACGCCCAGATCAACTCCCTTGCCGTCAACGTCAACCCGGGCAGCGCCTTCAACAGCTACTGGACGATGCCCTTCCGCAAGTCGGCGCGGATCACGATGG
This genomic window contains:
- a CDS encoding dienelactone hydrolase family protein codes for the protein MRARGRDTRARGLRRLRSRTRGLQHHARRARSRVRAGPKSLTAPAPAIVALHDHGGFYLWGKEKLVAIDGEHAVFTSFRQRYYGGRAIAIDLVRQGYVVIVIDMFYWGDRRMLLADDPTDWRERQASLPQTRIDAFNTRASQNEQLVGRTIFAAGFTWPGVMCWDDIRTVDYLRTRPDVDPARIGCVGLSVGAVRAAYLAALDERIRASVVVCWMTSFPAQLRTHVRNTIGHTKVIPGVHRHLDYPDIASIAMPRPMLVFSGTKDGLFDLDGVKASHAKLRACYAKAGVPDHCRTRLHDTPHEFNLEMQTEAWAWLKRFV
- a CDS encoding DinB family protein, translating into MSLASHAVSEIKGAHEYFTRSSQLLTEEHANLTPAPGMMTTVQQIAHAAHTIDWFLEGAFRPEGFDLDFDKHTAAINAVSSMAAARAWFDRAFAAAIARIEPLSDADLLTLMAEGPIMGGEPRIGMIGAITDHTAHHRGALTVYTRLAGLVPPMPYMDM
- a CDS encoding DUF4214 domain-containing protein; this translates as MSHRAAVGLVGLVLLVGGVTPASAQRRGQVQPRDGACFYRDADYRGDSICIAIGDAAATLPADLDDQISSVRVFGGAEVIVFHNRRFGGDSNVITSDIRNLRSEGLNDRISSIQVEGRRYGNRGGGGGGRYRSNRPDPDGIVRSAYRDLLGREPDDAGLREYRRRVLQDDWTEQDVRDDIRKSPEYRERTTMTPAKAEEIVRQAYRSVLGREPDEAGARGYIQHVLHNGWTQREVERELRNSPEYRNRRR